One segment of Arvicanthis niloticus isolate mArvNil1 chromosome 5, mArvNil1.pat.X, whole genome shotgun sequence DNA contains the following:
- the Cnksr1 gene encoding connector enhancer of kinase suppressor of ras 1 yields the protein MEPVEAWTPGKVAAWLRGLDDTLQDYPFEDWELPGKYLLQLCPQSLEALTVWPLGHQELILDGVEQLRALGSKLQTENLQSLAQGLLERTQAFQSLVQGRLGDCAETPADVLNAAVQLVREAHALLSWLNRYLFSHLNDFSACQEIGVLCGELGQVLQEDCPEAEKESKILRICSHVAGICHNILSCSPEELLEQRAVLEPVQVDDPSSLEIHTTSNCLHFVSRVGVQAASGSQILPGDEIVQINEQVVVGWPHKNMLRELLREPERVSLVLKKIPVPETPSQTPLDSPHLLSQSLPLNPPSPRVPSEGLCAFNLSADGNPGPSPAWTDSSSLDAQSLPTPPGPPGTLPEETAEPLESSRHLDKSPILGQKKSKGIATRLSRRRVSCRELGLPDCDGWLLLRKVPGGFMGPRWRRCWFVLKGHTLYWYRQPQDEKAEGLINVSNYSLESGYDQKKKYVFQLTHDVYKPFIFAAETLSDLSMWVRHLITCISKYQAPGRAPSAREEDCYSETEAEDPDEETGSRSASPGPAHAWSDTSPVASPLQSPRTSFGSSPDSSDRALEGMVQGLRQGGVSLLGQPQPLTHEQWRSSFMRRNRDPHLNERVHRVRALQSTLKAKLQELQALEEVLGDPELTAAKFRQWKEQNQELYSEGLRTWGGMWAQTSSPDPNSDSRGHSPQPLPPDPEEPSQLTLDPREQPPTS from the exons GCCTCGATGATACCCTACAGGACTATCCCTTCGAGGACTGGGAGCTGCCTGGAAAGTACCTGCTGCAGCTCTGTCCCCAAAGCCTCGAGGCTCTGACTGTGTGGCCTTTGGGCCACCAGGAGCTCATTCTAGATGGGGTGGAACAGCTCAGGGCACTG GGCTCTAAGCTACAGACAGAGAACCTGCAGAGCCTGGCTCAGGGGCTGCTGGAAAGGACCCAGGCCTTCCAAAGCTTGGTCCAAGGCCGTCTGGGAGACTGTGCTGAGACACCTGCTGATGTCCTCAATGCTGCTGTACAGCTGGTCCGGGAGGCCCATGCCCTCCTCTCTTGGCTCAACAG GTACCTCTTCTCTCACTTAAATGACTTCTCTGCCTGCCAGGAGATTGGCGTGCTGTGCGGGGAGCTGGGCCAAGTCTTGCAGGAG GACTGCCCAGAGGCTGAGAAGGAAAGCAAAATCCTGAGAATT TGTAGCCACGTGGCTGGGATCTGTCACAACATCCTGAGCTGCAGCCCCGAGGAGCTGCTGGAACAGAGGGCCGTGTTGGAGCCGGTACAGGTGGATGACCCTTCT AGTCTGGAAATTCACACCACCAGCAACTGCCTGCACTTTGTGTCCCGAGTGGGGGTTCAG GCTGCCTCCGGCTCCCAGATCCTGCCAGGAGACGAGATTGTTCAGATCAATGAGCAGGTGGTG GTGGGCTGGCCCCATAAGAACATGCTGAGGGAGCTGCTGAGGGAACCAGAAAGGGTCAGCCTTGTACTGAAGAAGATTCCTGTGCCAGAGACCCCCTCACAG ACGCCTCTGGACTCCCCTCACCTGCTAAGCCAATCGCTGCCCCTGAACCCACCGTCCCCCAG GGTTCCATCTGAAGGTCTTTGTGCCTTCAACCTGTCTGCAGATGGAAATCCTGGACCCAGTCCAGCCTGGACAG ACTCTTCCTCCCTTGATGCTCAGTCCCTGCCAACTCCCCCTGGACCACCAGGCACACTTCCAGAAGAAACAGCAGAACCTCTGGAGTCTTCTCGACACCTTGACAAG AGTCCCATCCTTGGTCAGAAGAAATCTAAAG GTATAGCCACGAGGCTGAGCCGCCGGCGGGTGTCCTGCCGAGAGCTGGGTCTGCCAGATTGTGATGGATGGCTTCTACTGCGTAAGGTGCCTGGTGGCTTTATGGGCCCACGCTGGCGCCGCTGCTGGTTTGTGCTCAAGGGACACACCCTCTACTGGTACCGCCAACCCCAG GATGAAAAGGCCGAAGGGCTTATCAATGTCTCCAACTACAGCCTGGAGAGTGGATATGACCAGAAGAAAAAATA TGTGTTCCAGCTGACCCATGATGTGTACAAGCCCTTCATCTTTGCTGCTGAGACCCTGTCCGATCTGAGCAT GTGGGTGCGGCATCTCATCACCTGCATTTCCAAGTATCAGGCTCCAGGCCGGGCCCCCTCTGCCAGAGAGGAAG ACTGCTACagtgagacagaagcagaagacccTGATGAGGAGACCGGGTCCCGCTCAGCTTCT CCTGGCCCAGCCCATGCTTGGAGTGACACATCGCCCGTGGCTTCACCGCTGCAGAGTCCAAGGACCTCCTTTGGCTCTTCGCCAG ACAGCAGCGACAGAGCCCTGGAAGGAATGGTacaggggctgaggcaggggggTGTGTCCCTCCTGGGCCAGCCACAGCCCCTGACCCATGAACAGTGGCGGAGTTCTTTCATGAGACGCAACCGTGACCCTCATCTCAATGAGCGTGTGCACCGAGTCCGGGCACTACAGAGCACACTCAAG GCAAAGCTGCAGGAACTGCAGGCCCTGGAGGAAGTGCTGGGTGATCCTGAACTCACAGCAGCAAAGTTCCGCCAGTGGAAGGAACAGAACCAGGAGCTATACTCAGAGGGCCTGAGGACCTGGGGAGGGATGTGGGCCCAGACTAGCTCCCCAGACCCCAACTCTGACTCTAGGGGTCATTCCCCACAGCCCCTACCCCCTGACCCTGAAGAGCCCTCCCAGCTAACCCTTGACCCCAGAGAACAGCCTCCAACCTCCTGA
- the Catsper4 gene encoding cation channel sperm-associated protein 4 isoform X2, translated as MSEKQKWWQHAENIEGRKTGLKKKAYELMGRHEEQVLINRRDIMEKKDAWDVQEFITQMYVRQLLRHPAFQLLLALLLLTNAITIALRTNAYLNQKHYELFSTIDDIVLTILICEVLLGWLNGFWIFWKDGWNILNFAIVFILFMGFFIKQLNIISITYPLRVLRLVHVCMAVEPLARIINVILQSMPDLANVMALILFFMLVFSVFGVTLFGAFVPKHFQNMGVALYTLFICITQDGWLDIYSDFQIDNREIAMEVGAAIYFAVFITLGAFIGLNLFVVVVTTNLEQMMKTGEDEGHLHISFNETEEEEWTDELPLVHCTEVRKDISTVPKEPLVGGPLCNLTEKTFDNFCLVLEAIQENLLEYKEIREELDMIIGEVRSILFNQEQESAIMRKYTSKSTFLSESSPDMHEVANKQDLITALVSREKVYESTTNMATKHRISH; from the exons atgtctgaaaaacaaaagtgGTGGCAGCATGCAGAGAACATCGAGGGCCGAAAGACGGGCCTTAAG AAAAAAGCCTATGAGCTCATGGGTCGGCATGAGGAGCAGGTGCTCATCAACCGCAGGGACATCATGGAGAAGAAG GATGCCTGGGACGTGCAGGAGTTCATCACTCAAATGTATGTCAGGCAGTTGCTTCGCCACCCAGCCTTCCAGCTGCTGCTGGCCTTGCTGCTGCTGACCAACGCCATTACCATTGCCCTCCGCACCAATGCTTATCTCAATCAG AAACACTATGAGTTATTTTCAACCATAGATGACATTGTGTTGACCATCCTTATCTGTGAGGTTCTCCTTGGCTGGCTTAACGGATTCTGGATTTTCTGGAAG GATGGCTGGAATATCCTCAACTTCGCAATTGTCTTTATCTTGTTTATGGGGTTCTTCATAAAACAACTTAACATCATCTCCATCACCTACCCTCTCAG GGTCCTTCGGCTGGTCCATGTGTGCATGGCAGTGGAGCCCCTGGCCAGAATCATCAATGTCATCTTGCAGTCGATGCCGGACTTGGCTAACGTCATGGCCCTCATTCTCTTCTTCATGCTG GTGTTCTCTGTGTTTGGAGTCACCCTCTTTGGTGCATTTGTGCCCAAGCACTTCCAGAACATGGGGGTTGCCCTGTATACGCTCTTCATCTGCATCACCCAGGATGGCTGGCTGGACATCTACTCTGACTTCCA AATAGACAACAGAGAGATAGCGATGGAGGTCGGGGCTGCCATCTACTTTGCTGTCTTTATCACCCTTGGTGCCTTCATTGGTCTTAACTTGTTTGTTGTCGTGGTGACCACAAATCTGGAACAAATGATGAAGACCGGCGAGGATGAGGGGCATCTGCACATAAGTTTTAATGAG acagaggaagaggaatggaCTGACGAGCTGCCACTGGTGCATTGTACAGAGGTCCGCAAGGATATTTCCACCGTTCCCAAGGAACCACTGGTTGGGGGCCCCCTGTGTAACCTCACGGAAAAGACCTTCGATAACTTCTGCTTGGTGCTTGAAGCAATACAGGAGAACTTGCTGGAATACAAAGAGATCCGAGAGGAGCTTGACAT gatcataggtgaggTGCGCTCCATCCTTTTCAACCAGGAGCAGGAAAGTGCGATAATGCGCAAATATACCTCCAAAAGCACCTTCCTAAGCGAGTCCTCCCCAGACATGCATGAGGTGGCTAACAAGCAAGACTTGATCACTGCGCTGGTCAGCAGGGAAAAG GTGTATGAATCTACCACAAACATGGCTACCAAACACAGGATCAGCCACTGA
- the Catsper4 gene encoding cation channel sperm-associated protein 4 isoform X1: MSEKQKWWQHAENIEGRKTGLKKKAYELMGRHEEQVLINRRDIMEKKDAWDVQEFITQMYVRQLLRHPAFQLLLALLLLTNAITIALRTNAYLNQKHYELFSTIDDIVLTILICEVLLGWLNGFWIFWKDGWNILNFAIVFILFMGFFIKQLNIISITYPLRWVGSPEGKRGICLAPRKEKRNCSIGGREATRRKGSGNGQEAPLRGTSHRVLRLVHVCMAVEPLARIINVILQSMPDLANVMALILFFMLVFSVFGVTLFGAFVPKHFQNMGVALYTLFICITQDGWLDIYSDFQIDNREIAMEVGAAIYFAVFITLGAFIGLNLFVVVVTTNLEQMMKTGEDEGHLHISFNETEEEEWTDELPLVHCTEVRKDISTVPKEPLVGGPLCNLTEKTFDNFCLVLEAIQENLLEYKEIREELDMIIGEVRSILFNQEQESAIMRKYTSKSTFLSESSPDMHEVANKQDLITALVSREKVYESTTNMATKHRISH, from the exons atgtctgaaaaacaaaagtgGTGGCAGCATGCAGAGAACATCGAGGGCCGAAAGACGGGCCTTAAG AAAAAAGCCTATGAGCTCATGGGTCGGCATGAGGAGCAGGTGCTCATCAACCGCAGGGACATCATGGAGAAGAAG GATGCCTGGGACGTGCAGGAGTTCATCACTCAAATGTATGTCAGGCAGTTGCTTCGCCACCCAGCCTTCCAGCTGCTGCTGGCCTTGCTGCTGCTGACCAACGCCATTACCATTGCCCTCCGCACCAATGCTTATCTCAATCAG AAACACTATGAGTTATTTTCAACCATAGATGACATTGTGTTGACCATCCTTATCTGTGAGGTTCTCCTTGGCTGGCTTAACGGATTCTGGATTTTCTGGAAG GATGGCTGGAATATCCTCAACTTCGCAATTGTCTTTATCTTGTTTATGGGGTTCTTCATAAAACAACTTAACATCATCTCCATCACCTACCCTCTCAGGTGGGTTGGGAGCCCTGAAGGTAAGAGGGGCATCTGTCTGGCTcccaggaaggagaagagaaattgTTCCATTGGTGGGAGGGAGGCAACGAGGAGGAAGGGGTCTGGGAATGGTCAAGAGGCACCCCTGAGAGGCACCTCCCACAGGGTCCTTCGGCTGGTCCATGTGTGCATGGCAGTGGAGCCCCTGGCCAGAATCATCAATGTCATCTTGCAGTCGATGCCGGACTTGGCTAACGTCATGGCCCTCATTCTCTTCTTCATGCTG GTGTTCTCTGTGTTTGGAGTCACCCTCTTTGGTGCATTTGTGCCCAAGCACTTCCAGAACATGGGGGTTGCCCTGTATACGCTCTTCATCTGCATCACCCAGGATGGCTGGCTGGACATCTACTCTGACTTCCA AATAGACAACAGAGAGATAGCGATGGAGGTCGGGGCTGCCATCTACTTTGCTGTCTTTATCACCCTTGGTGCCTTCATTGGTCTTAACTTGTTTGTTGTCGTGGTGACCACAAATCTGGAACAAATGATGAAGACCGGCGAGGATGAGGGGCATCTGCACATAAGTTTTAATGAG acagaggaagaggaatggaCTGACGAGCTGCCACTGGTGCATTGTACAGAGGTCCGCAAGGATATTTCCACCGTTCCCAAGGAACCACTGGTTGGGGGCCCCCTGTGTAACCTCACGGAAAAGACCTTCGATAACTTCTGCTTGGTGCTTGAAGCAATACAGGAGAACTTGCTGGAATACAAAGAGATCCGAGAGGAGCTTGACAT gatcataggtgaggTGCGCTCCATCCTTTTCAACCAGGAGCAGGAAAGTGCGATAATGCGCAAATATACCTCCAAAAGCACCTTCCTAAGCGAGTCCTCCCCAGACATGCATGAGGTGGCTAACAAGCAAGACTTGATCACTGCGCTGGTCAGCAGGGAAAAG GTGTATGAATCTACCACAAACATGGCTACCAAACACAGGATCAGCCACTGA
- the LOC117708408 gene encoding uncharacterized protein LOC117708408 produces MGSHWCLLLLLLLSEDRAFNLPGSVLVWVVASDSPSTKGSVLNENLSCPSTSSVVTHPTNGHASTEELNSSSGNKTSTNKSQGQMTSTTLPTSPQSSSETGPTEQTASTMHTAVKTGTNSMSLLDLMMTSTAKEPVGSSKTTILFTLATSAETPQPNQNPPSSTLDKVIDPNKPLPMTTMATTTTMATVDTSSPTTTILWLSTARSETQERDTTSVPPTPATSPTMTSKPPDPHHSTVTQTPSQPAQTGSTVSVTELTTPSPARPITTGMRSSMLPSQGEVDMTMMTPSTMSPSMTTTTLSMASSAPEDAILSSGTGIPTVPEKLTLTPSSSTPDKVIDTNKPLPTTTIATMDTSSPTTTMLRTTVLSTATSETQERDTTFGPPTPGTSPVMTSKPPNPHHSTVTQTPSQPAQTGTSVGSGTTQSSDHSTTLVLSSSETTKSSTLIGTQKASPDSNQSSGPGGGICAFDEYLVSTRGCVCNDSYYSHLELSREIATLRCRPQDIEVSLWSCFLKTRHWVLKQDTFKKCFSVNATEEGHRVQVFQLEKKEGTCGLHISTNSSHALHSLDVHLERALPGSNNTNFRVLQFSCAYPLVVNISKPVSYQEVSIPSIHVPNTGETVVTLSIFTDSKLSTPLKNSTAPVGMPLYVVLKSTDSDPDRFALVANQIFASTNVSTTEAKATYHFVKESCPVQGRMLQDLSNGASIYVILAFTLSRFLNSDTLYLHAQVTLCDKQVGHPCQPSCSGKNPLRRSSPWDTRAGMHMEPSGGKWIVFGPLRISESRASGSRNSAGAWISIFLLIMIGWILE; encoded by the exons ATGGGCAGCCACTGgtgtctgctgcttctgctgctgctcagTGAGGACAGAGCCTTCAACCTGCCTG GCAGTGTTTTAGTCTGGGTGGTTGCCTCAGACTCACCTTCTACAAAAGGCTCGGTGCTTAATGAGAATCTTTCATGCCCATCTACGAGTTCAGTTGTGACTCACCCAACAAATGGCCACGCCTCCACAGAGGAACTTAACAGTTCGTCAGGGAACAAGACATCCACAAATAAGTCCCAGGGACAGATGACATCAACTACTCTTCCAACATCACCTCAAAGCAGTAGCGAAACAGGGCCCACTGAGCAGACGGCCTCAACAATGCACACGGCTGTCAAGACAGGCACCAATAGTATGTCACTGCTAGATCTCATGATGACCTCTACAGCAAAGGAGCCGGTAGGGTCATCCAAAACTACAATTTTATTTACCTTGGCCACTTCAGCTGAGACACCACAACCAAATCAAAATCCACCCTCATCAACACTGGACAAAGTCATTGACCCAAATAAACCTTTACCCATGACGACCATGGCAACCACGACCACCATGGCAACTGTGGATACCTCGTCACCAACCACAACCATACTGTGGCTCAGCACAGCCAGATCTGAGACTCAGGAAAGAGACACTACATCTGTACCCCCAACCCCAGCGACAAGCCCCACGATGACAAGCAAGCCACCCGACCCACACCAcagcacagtcacacagacacctTCCCAGCCAGCACAGACGGGCTCTACTGTCAGTGTGACTGAACTCACAACACCATCACCAGCAAGGCCCATCACCACTGGAATGAGGTCATCAATGTTACCAAGCCAAGGGGAGGTAGACATGACCATGATGACACCTTCAACGATGTCACCGTCAATGACGACAACGACACTTTCAATGGCATCAAGTGCTCCAGAGGATGCCATCCTGTCATCTGGAACTGGGATACCCACCGTGCCTGAGAAGTTAACTCTAACTCCATCCTCATCAACACCGGACAAAGTCATTGACACAAATAAACCTTTACCCACAACGACCATAGCAACTATGGATACCTCGTCACCAACCACAACCATGCTGAGGACCACTGTGCTCAGCACAGCCACATCTGAGACTCAGGAAAGAGACACTACATTTGGACCCCCAACCCCAGGGACAAGCCCCGTGATGACAAGCAAACCACCCAACCCACACCAcagcacagtcacacagacacctTCCCAGCCAGCACAGACGGGCACAAGTGTGGGCTCGGGTACAACCCAATCATCTGACCACTCTACAACCCTTGTTCTTAGCTCCTCAGAGACAACCAAATCCTCCACTCTGATTGGGACCCAAAAAGCATCCCCCGACTCTAATCAGAGCAGTGGTCCCGGAGGTGGTATCTGTGCTTTCGATGAGTATCTAGTCAGTACCAGAGGTTGTGTGTGCAATGACAGCTACTATTCCCACTTGG AACTATCCAGAGAGATAGCGACCCTACGCTGCAGGCCACAGGACATTGAGGTATCTCTTTGGAGCTGCTTCCTGAAAACTCGACACTGGGTCCTGAAGCAAGATACCTTCAAGAAGTGTTTCAGTGTCAATGCGACAGAAGAGGGTCATCGGGTCCAGGTCTTTCAgttggagaagaaggagggaacgTGCGGACTCCACATCTCT ACCAACAGCAGCCACGCCCTGCACTCTTTGGATGTGCACCTTGAACGGGCTCTCCCTGGCTCCAACAACACTAACTTCAGAGTGCTCCAGTTTagctgtgcctatccactggtCGTGAACATCAGCAAGCCTGTCTCCTACCAGGAGGTCTCCATTCC CTCCATCCATGTTCCGAATACTGGGGAGACTGTCGTTACCCTGAGCATCTTCACAGATTCTAAGCTCTCCACTCCACTTAAGAACAGTACAGCGCCTGTTGGCATGCCTCTCTATGTGGTCCTCAAGTCCACGGACAGTGATCCTGACCGGTTTGCCCTGGTGGCTAACCAGATCTTTGCAAGTACCAACGTTTCCACCACAGAGGCTAAGGCCACTTATCATTTTGTGAAGGAGAG CTGCCCAGTCCAGGGCCGGATGCTCCAGGACTTAAGCAATGGGGCCTCCATATATGTGATACTGGCTTTCACTCTCTCACGATTCTTGAATAGTGACACACTCTACTTACACGCCCAAGTGACCCTTTGTGACAAGCAAGTGGGACACCCATGCCAACCG TCTTGTAGTGGGAAGAATCCCCTGAGGAGAAGTTCACCCTGGGACACTCGAGCTGGGATGCACATGGAGCCTAGCGGTGGCAAGTGGATCGTGTTTGGACCTCTTCGAATAAGTG AGTCCAGAGCCTCGGGCAGCAGGAACTCGGCAG gaGCCTGGATATCCATCTTTCTCCTGATCATGATTGGCTGGATCCTGGAATAA